ATAAGAAGAAAGGGCagctgtggaatgtaacagtCCTAAAGGCATAAAAGATTGTGTCAAGTATGTGAGTTAGAGAGGAGGAACTTACATCACTGGTTTTTGAGTAATTTTCTGCTCTCATTCCGTATGCAGAACCCTGTCTAGTGAACTCAAGACTGTggataaacattttttttttcccttgcttacTTTCAACAGGCTGATGAGAAGTCATCCTCCCACACCCAGAGGCCACAGGCTGTGAACCAGTTAAACTCTGGGGCTtacagagaaagagagactCCTTTAGAAAGCAATCCAGTTCAGGAGCTTTAGCCATTAACTTTTGCTGGACTGATGCCCCTCAGAGCAATTCCATGTTCTACtgaatgaagagaaaaacaaccccaacaTATATCCACTGGTGTCTTTTATTAAGTTATGCAAAATACAGTATTAATTATGACACTGCATGCATTTTAGACAATATAAATGCAAGCCTACAGAAAATGTGACAAAGAAACCCTCAATTACTTTTGAGGTAGTATAcaaggaaaaataggaaagcagaaacacagtggattaaaagaacaaaatattagTATCACTTTGTGCATACATTAGTCACTCATAAATACATTTGTATGAAATAACTTAAGATACAATTCCATTCTTGTTAAAAAATATACTTCTTGAAATTCACcattcttggttttttttgatttCACATGACATTTTATGGTATTTTATCaggtgggtttatttttttgtcactgTCATCATGATTTTACCCTTTTCCTCCAAGAATTTAGGCACAGATGGCCTcatgcacaaaaataaataagaaaccTGCTTGAAGGGAAAAGAATTCTGCTCAAATAGCTTAGGATAGtctaataaatacatttttgtttataaaaatatttcaggtttataaaagaggggaggggacagtCTCCCATGTGGAAAGGATGTCAAGTGAAAAGTGCTGTGTAACGTTTTTgaagagattttgttttaaacatatAGTACCGTtatgaatatatatttcataATAATCCTGTTTCTTAGAACCTTATGGTTTACTAGGAGCATCAAAtgctctttccttccctttgtttGCTGTCTTATTGCCATGTGGGGAGGTGCCTAGTTCAGAAGGGTTCCGTATAACTGTGCTTTTGTAAGGCTGTCCTTCCGACTCAGCCCAGTGCTCCCCGTCCGCTGGAACTGCGGCTGTTTGCTGTGAACCCCTGGATGGCTTCCTTGATCCATGGAAGACTGGTGGATTTCTGGAGCCTCCACTGAACTCTGATTGAGTGACTCTGCTGAGCTGTTGGGGCTCACGTCCACGTATTCTCTTTTCAATACCGGGCTATTTTCGATGTTTTTGCTACTGCATAACTGGACGGTgatcctttcatttttttggtctcttggttcttttgttttgtaagTGGGCAATTTGTCCTGTTTACAGCTTGTGCTGATGTCAATGTTCAGGCCACTGTCTGTTCTCAGGAAGCAAGAATCCACAAGTCTGCTTTGGCAGATGTCATCTCCCTCTGAGCAGCTGTCTGCTTTGTAACTAGCATAGATGGGGCTTGTTCGACTGTCCCCCTTCTTGATGGGGCTGCTGTAGTACTGCTCTGAGAAACTGCAGGGCGACAGCCTGCCAGCGTTCCTGTAGGAATACGCTCCAATGTCCTCCACGCTCAGCTGCCTCCATCTCCCTGGCAAGTCTTCTTCTGAAAGGTGGGTGCTCCTGCACTCGTTCCTCATTTTCTGGTTTGCCAAAGCCTGCTGTGGTGTTATGGCTGAGAAATGAAAAGGTTCGTTTGCATACGGGGGCAGAGTCCTGGTAAAAGTGGGCGAGTTCTCGTTGTCGTCAGCGAGCTCCATGTGCTGCGCGGGCTTGGGCTTGGCGAACCTGGGGCTCCCCTGGTGCTCGTACCCCGCAGGCGACTTCCTCTCAAAGAGCTCCTCGCGGTTGCTCATGTAGATCGCCTGCTGGGAGGCTGTCAGGGTGTTGGCTTGGGcgttctccttctcctctgacGTGACGCTGAAGCTGGAGTAGGAGCTGGAGGTTGGCAGAGAGGTGATGTACTCTGGGAAGGCTTCGTGGGAGAAGCTGGAATGGAAACCGTCTTCTTCCACGGTGCTGTCCGTGGAGTTTTGGGAGCGCAGGAACCCCACGTCCTTCACCTGCGTGTCCACGCTCTGCcgcctctccctcctcctctcctcgGGGCAGTAAAGGGCCGTGTCACTGCAGTAGATGTCAGACTTGTACTGGGGTCTTTGTCCCACTTTTCCAGCAGAGTCCTGAAAATTGAGATCCCTCGTGGATGGGCTTGACAGGTGTGAGGACAAGCTGTGTGGGTCTGGTTTCTCCAGCACTTTGGCAATGACACAGGTGGGAATGGTATCGGCATAGGAAGTGTGGCACAAGGGGACAGAGAGGCTGCACCCGTGTTTTTCCAGGTGGATGCTGACTCTTTCCTGAAAGTCAGTTGGCAACTGCAACATAAAGAGATggcaaggagagaggagaaaagggtACATGTCAATAGAGGTGTCAGATGAGTGCTGTTTATGACATTACACAGCTCACCATACCTGGTTCTTTGTGATGGCCACAATCTTTGTGCATTTCTTGAAACAAATGTAatcaaatgcattttgttttttacttaaCATTTCTACATCTTCATCTGCTTTTGCTCACGGATAACACTgtgaaactgaaatgttttcttccaaattaaTTCAGGTTGGATAGGAATGATCATAGAATTGCTCAGGTCAGTAGAGGCCTCTAAACTCCtcaagtccagccattaaccctGCACTTCTTGGTTTATTTTACTGATGTAAATAAAGTATGTAGTAAACAACAATCTTAAAAAGGCAGGAAGGGAATTACAGCCGACAGAAACACTTTCCAGACTGTGTGCTTGGGTGTGATTTGCAGTTGCAGTGTGGGTGTGCAGAGGTCTCTGTGGGAGtgagaaaggaggaagagatCATATCTATTCTGTTCTTCTTTTGTCTTTCCTCAAGCTCATCTTGTCTACAACCCCATGCCAAATTggctcctgccctccagcatCACCTTTGATAAACAATGCTGTTTGAAGATGCAGAGAAGCTGACTGACACTTATAGAAGAGGCACTGGCTGCTGTGACAGGATTattcctgtgctgggaagaaGCAGATCAAGCTGCCTTCCTTGCCCCTTCAGCTGGACACTGCTTGTCAGATCAACCATCCACATAAGCCTCAACACACTGGCAGAAAAAAGCACTAAGACCTGAATTCACATTGTGATTCCTGTGACAGAATTAATCAATAAGTCTGTTGTGTATCAGAAATCatataggtttttttttagaaagtCAGGACCAGGGCTGTGGATGATGGCTTCACCTGCCATTCTGTCATGTGGAccagaagagagagagagatgacaTTCCTTAGTGAAGCCTACTCAGGTATCACCAAGCACGCTTTCCTGACAAATTTTATCTGCCTTGCTCACTTGAGATCTCTAACAATGATCAGAAAGCAATATGAGACAGGTTGTCTCTCCCTATTTCTTGCTGGAAATCAGAATTTTTGGATGCATGTTTGGAATAAGTTTTGAGTTTGTGATTTTGTTAGCTCCTTTGATATTCCTGTTGGTTTATGCCACTTGGGAATTAATCCCTTTGGTGCTGGGCTGAACTGTGATTTATTCAGCACTTTCTTTTTATAACTAGAAATCAAGTTCCTCTTTACAAAATAATCAATGGTTAACCTTATGACCTTAGCAATCTCACTTCCTCCTTAAATTTGTTCCTCTAGAGGAGAGAACACTACAAATACCTGCAGTTGTTCCCCTTCCCACTATTTTTGACAAAGGAAATTGAAGGTACCTGCTCCTTGTCATGGCCTCACATTTTGTAAGACATGGAGATCCTCTTTTAATTTCATTGGGAagtttttaaagctattttaatCCACAAACCTCACCATGTTCAAAATATGGCATGTAGTGAAATGACATTCCTGTTATTTGTAGTAGGATGAGTGTTTTTTCAACCAACAGACCTTCCAGGATATTTTAGATTAATCATTTTGTTGCTAATTAACTCATATGTCCTCCATTGGAAATAAATGATATTGCCAgtctgctggcaggcagcaacATTAGTCATAGTAAGTACAGATGCAACAAAGATTGAATAAACAGGTTGTAAAATAGGCCTGGTGTAAAAAGCCAtagaaatgaggaaaagaaatacagttaATTTAATGTGAAAATGCTGTATGGGGCAGCTCTTATTTTAGTATCCTGTAGCACCACTATTTGATCTGTTTTATACATGTTATTAAGATTATGAAATGTGttaaaaagaacattattttgTGGGCACTGCACTGGAAACTGGAATTACTAAAATGATACTACTATCGCATTACTATATTTTACTACAGTTTAGGTTTCTGGATAACATACAATAGTTTATCAggcaatatttgcatttttaaagaatttatttgctgTGACAGCACATTCACAAGCTAAATTAATAAATGCTTGGACTAATGAGTGAAGATGCCTATTTAACTGAGTATATGACAGTCTGGGCAACTGGAGGAAGATCTCACATTTGTGATAGTTCTCTGCAAATAAACAATTAAATGCTTTAAAGGTCCTAATTAGAACAGGTAGGGTGCTTTCAAGTGTGAGTAATGTAATGGTAATTCCTTGATAAAATTTGCTAAGGGAAGTCagttaacaggaaaaaataacaggACCAAGATAATGGTTAATTGGGAAGTTCTGTCTCTGTTCCATAAAATCTTTGTCTGGTAGACAGAAGAATCTTGCTCCATCTTTATTTGCCAGGGTTGTTCAGTGCTCTGAAGCCACCTACTGACTTAGAGATGGTTTGTACattccaaatttaattttgcaataTTCCATTGCAGAATTGCACAAGTGGGGCCATTTGGGGGGATGATGTTGACCTGATGGGACTGAAGAAGGAAAGGCTATTCCCTGTAACCTTCACTGAAGGTTACTGTGTGAGGAAGGTGCTATTGCTTTGTGCAGGGCCTGGATCCCTAAAGAAATGTCTTCTTTACTAAGATAATATTTGCCTCCCCTTTGTGGAGCCTATTCCTCAAGCCTCGTTTCCTTGGAAGCGAGGATTATTAATTAAAGTCTACACCTTGGAAATCAATCACTCGCTGCTCTGGTTTCtttagaaaaagatatttgttCTGGCAGTCCATTTTAAAATTCGGGTTTGGAAACTAGCTGGACTGGAAAATAGCTTCAGGAGGAAAATTGATTATATCAGAATCTCTGACGCCTGTGGCTTGTCATTTCCCTGCTCTCACcccactgctcctgcacagcGTTTTGCACTCTGGAGTTCACAGCACTCCAGCGTTTTACAAAACCTTTGCTTTACAGGCAATCAGTGCAGACCCATCCTACGGGGTAGGAGAGGTCTGGGGAAAGAGAGTTCTTCAAGCTCCATCATGGGTGGAACAACACCACATTGGTGCTGTGATTTTGTCAGCACCTCCCTCGACTGCACAAACACCAGCAGGTGCACGACACCTCCTGCAGTTAAAGGAGGGTGTGTGGAGGAATAAAAGCCTTAAGGGCAAACAAATTCTGGAATTGAGACACGCAAAATAACCTGTTTTCCATACAATATTTATGTCATAGAACAAGTTTGGTCACATTACCTCTGAAAGTTTATGTGCCCTGTCATAGTTCTTGCTGCACTGGAGAAGCTGAGCAGCTAAATTGCAGTCCTTCCTGTAGAgctcctggaaaaaaacaaaaaataacctCTTCTTTAAAGCTTGCAAAGTGCTTGTGGCTTTCAGCCTTTCTCCCATGCCTGATCAATCTTTTCAAAATTCACTTTGGGGAGATTTGGAGCATACCTTGATTTCTAAACACAATAAGATGCTTTGTTGTTTCTTGCACAACCTAGAgatatttcttcctttgctcTGTGAGGGCTGCTAAAATTACTAAGAATAAACTTTTGAGTCCTGTTACAACAGGACAGTAATCTGCATTTCAGAAGATGGATATTTACCATTAAGAACTGAATTCTATACTGTTAACATGCATGCTACTGTGAAGGCTAAAAAACCATGATCTTttaagcaaaaaagaaaatttttactgGCTATTATCCAATTGAGCACTAAAATACTACTTTAGAAAGCGCTAAAATAATCTTATGAGACTGTGGGAGAaattaattacagaaatatacgttgtgttgatttttttaaaagggagaCTCTCCTTTTGATATTTCTGGATGGTTCCTGGCTCCTTTAATATCTTGCAGAATGCAGctatagaaatatattaaatcTCACTGCAAATATTTGATACTGCAGAATAGAATATTTTCACTGGGCAAGAAATCACCGTGAGAATTCCACACAAGGAAGGAGAGAATTTAAGCAAGCTTCTTATACTATCTTGGTATTGAATGGCTCCCACAGCCTATTTAATGGGAAAATTCAGCACACAGATTTGCCCTTCACTTAAATTTGATTTAGCACACATGACTCTATAACTGTATCCTTCAACCAGTATCTCTGGCTCCCTGAAGGTAGgagctgtattttgtttttccttttccttatctAGTAGCATTAAAACCAAGGTTGGCTTCAGAAGCTGACTTTTTAGGTGGGCAGAGATGAGATATATGAAGCATGAAAGTGCTATGAGCACTTGGCTGTGTTAATCTCTAAAAATTAGTATGTGTTTGTAGACTAAAGGTGTGGAATACTGATATAATTTGGATTTTCTCTGATGTTGATGTCATAATTTTATTGCATGCCAGTTTTTATGGCAACATTAATTCTCTTAAAATCTTATAAAGAAATTTTCGGTGAAAAAGAAAGTTCCTCTGTTTTAAAGGACAATTTTAAGGTATTCTGTAATAAGAGAAGCAACAAGATGTTCTTGTGAGTCTTTCAGTGATGGGGATAGTTGTCCTGTGAACATTAGttcatattttttcacattcaAGCACCTTTAGACACTTTTgttttgtgacttttttcctctgtctttgtGAGATTTTATAAATGCCCCTTCTGCTTCAGATGTACTATATTCATTTATCTGCATcttaaattttatattaagaCACACTATTTTCATTCCTGAAAAAGAACCCAAGAATTCAATTTAGAAGTAAAATCTGTTCCATGTGCATGTGACTTGGATATGTTGCATATACATTAAACCCAATATATAGTGCTGCACAATGTACAGCACAGACAGGTACCCCGAGTCCCATATGGCCTTTCCAGGCACACAAAAATGGGATCTCTCCAGAACCTAATCCTTTCTTCAAAAGCTCTGTGCCCCTCTTCCTGCTCAGTGGTTGTCATGGAGAGCACGAAAAGCGTTTCTGACACTTTATTTTtagcagctttaaaaattactacagaaaaaattacatGTGAGCTACATGTGCCACGTGTACTTTGTTCTCAACCTGCTGGGCCAAGCCATGTGACTGGGGTGACCTTCTCCCCTTTAATGTTTGCCTGAATGGAAATCAGCCATATCTGTGGCAACTGGAACAATAACCGGCAATTAATGCCAGAAGAGTTTCCCAcagtttaaaatatgtttttgtatCAAAAGCATCATCTTACATTTCTGtcagaagagaaagggaaaatataattgaagaaagaaatattgcTGAGACAAAAAACATTCTCCCCATGTAGGATTCTTCAGTTTATCACTTTTGTACTTACTAGGTATAATATTAGTGGCTTGTTTTGTAGTCCTTTATATTACAATTTGGAATATAACGTTGACTCTTATTAGTGATATTAGACATAATCATAGAtgatcctgagctggaagggccCCACAAGgctcatcaagtccaactcctggccctgcacatccccaagagtcacaccctgtgcctgagagcttTGCACAAACccttcctgagctctgtcaggcttggggctgagagcacagccctggggagctgctccagagcccagccaccctctgggtagagaaccttttcctgacatccaacctaaatctcccctgactTAATTTTATGCTATTTTCTCAAGACCTGCAAGGGCAGAACTTTGTCCATGGGCCAACCCCAAGTCTGAAGAGGTGGTACTGTTATTTGAGGCCTCTGGACCATGTTCTAGTGCTCAGAGTAAAACTATCAGTACTGAAAACACCTCAAATGTGGGTTCAAACCTGACTCCATGAAGGAGTATAAATGCATGCATACTTGAAGGGAGATTTCTGCCGCTTTCTTCCACctctattttaaataaaaaataactccACTGATTTCAAGTGAATTAATTTGGAGTTGTTCCTGTGCTTCCAAAACCTGGATGTAGCCCATTACTTTTACCACACTCCATTACTTATAGCTGTTAGAGTTATAAAGTAAGTCTTTCAACTCAACTTCTGTGAAAGTTAGGGGTCAGATTGGGAACTTTTTACTTCAGTTGGAAAGCTGTTAATTGCACAGGCAGAGTTCACATCAACAGGCATTTTAATGAGATTAAATGCTCCCAGCTATGATTAAGAGCTCATGTGAAATATGGGAAGATTGAATGTaagatgctggaaaataagTGCTTACAGAAACATGTCTCCTGCAGatgaattttttattaaatgtggAAGAAATGGCACAATAATGAACTAAATGCCTGCAATATTCCTCTCTTTGCTGTCTTTGTAGGTTTGTCTCAGGAAGGATTTAATGAGCTTGTTGCCAGCTGCGCTACTCATGCCATTTTTCAGTAGTGTTTAATGAGATGGAGGGTGACAATTGCCAGAGATGTTCCCTGTTTTGTCCCACACAGAGACAGGCCCATTTTTACACATGaacagctgctggggagagcctggctcctgctccctgcaggagtgGTCTGAGCGACCAGGCTGGGTCAGTCCTGcctgcttccagcagagctggcttgtgCTGAGCTTTTTGGTGAGCAAAGACCAAAAGATTAAAGAATGGCAGGAAATGTAGGGCTCTACTCCGTGCCTAAAGTCCTTCTGATGAGTCCCCACTCCACACACGTGTCCCTGCAACAGCTCTGACCATGTGCTTGCACCAATTTGCTGTACTGATGGCAAAATCAATGTGGGAATATTGCAATCtcttagaatattttttcatcagtttCAGGCATAAGAACTGGATTTACAAAATGAtgggaacaaacaaaaaagcatgaATTTACACTGTTGAGGTGACAGGTTACCTTTTATACAAACATAAAATACTATTCTATAATTTCATGGGAAGCACAAGACCCAAATTTGTTTCTGAATATAATCtcaaaatgaataattaaatacTTACATTGTCTTCTGACAACTTATCTATTGTCACCTTGGCTTCTATTAAGTGATTATTGAGTGCAATTATTTCATGGCTCAAAGCCCGTTTTTCCTCTTCGTAATGTTGACCCTGCGTATAAAATGGAGTAGTCAGT
The DNA window shown above is from Camarhynchus parvulus chromosome 5, STF_HiC, whole genome shotgun sequence and carries:
- the BEGAIN gene encoding brain-enriched guanylate kinase-associated protein isoform X2 gives rise to the protein MEKIRVRNSWVPTCLWQPRILQGRLAKSSPTLWDSTLQEQKGELRKRLSYTTHKLEMLETEFDSTRQYLEIELRRAQEELEKVTEKLRRIQNNYLALQRINQDLEDKLYRMGQHYEEEKRALSHEIIALNNHLIEAKVTIDKLSEDNELYRKDCNLAAQLLQCSKNYDRAHKLSELPTDFQERVSIHLEKHGCSLSVPLCHTSYADTIPTCVIAKVLEKPDPHSLSSHLSSPSTRDLNFQDSAGKVGQRPQYKSDIYCSDTALYCPEERRRERRQSVDTQVKDVGFLRSQNSTDSTVEEDGFHSSFSHEAFPEYITSLPTSSSYSSFSVTSEEKENAQANTLTASQQAIYMSNREELFERKSPAGYEHQGSPRFAKPKPAQHMELADDNENSPTFTRTLPPYANEPFHFSAITPQQALANQKMRNECRSTHLSEEDLPGRWRQLSVEDIGAYSYRNAGRLSPCSFSEQYYSSPIKKGDSRTSPIYASYKADSCSEGDDICQSRLVDSCFLRTDSGLNIDISTSCKQDKLPTYKTKEPRDQKNERITVQLCSSKNIENSPVLKREYVDVSPNSSAESLNQSSVEAPEIHQSSMDQGSHPGVHSKQPQFQRTGSTGLSRKDSLTKAQLYGTLLN
- the BEGAIN gene encoding brain-enriched guanylate kinase-associated protein isoform X3, coding for MEKISTLQEQKGELRKRLSYTTHKLEMLETEFDSTRQYLEIELRRAQEELEKVTEKLRRQVITPLKTYHNGSQKYFTRIQNNYLALQRINQDLEDKLYRMGQHYEEEKRALSHEIIALNNHLIEAKVTIDKLSEDNELYRKDCNLAAQLLQCSKNYDRAHKLSELPTDFQERVSIHLEKHGCSLSVPLCHTSYADTIPTCVIAKVLEKPDPHSLSSHLSSPSTRDLNFQDSAGKVGQRPQYKSDIYCSDTALYCPEERRRERRQSVDTQVKDVGFLRSQNSTDSTVEEDGFHSSFSHEAFPEYITSLPTSSSYSSFSVTSEEKENAQANTLTASQQAIYMSNREELFERKSPAGYEHQGSPRFAKPKPAQHMELADDNENSPTFTRTLPPYANEPFHFSAITPQQALANQKMRNECRSTHLSEEDLPGRWRQLSVEDIGAYSYRNAGRLSPCSFSEQYYSSPIKKGDSRTSPIYASYKADSCSEGDDICQSRLVDSCFLRTDSGLNIDISTSCKQDKLPTYKTKEPRDQKNERITVQLCSSKNIENSPVLKREYVDVSPNSSAESLNQSSVEAPEIHQSSMDQGSHPGVHSKQPQFQRTGSTGLSRKDSLTKAQLYGTLLN
- the BEGAIN gene encoding brain-enriched guanylate kinase-associated protein isoform X1 is translated as MEKIRVRNSWVPTCLWQPRILQGRLAKSSPTLWDSTLQEQKGELRKRLSYTTHKLEMLETEFDSTRQYLEIELRRAQEELEKVTEKLRRQVITPLKTYHNGSQKYFTRIQNNYLALQRINQDLEDKLYRMGQHYEEEKRALSHEIIALNNHLIEAKVTIDKLSEDNELYRKDCNLAAQLLQCSKNYDRAHKLSELPTDFQERVSIHLEKHGCSLSVPLCHTSYADTIPTCVIAKVLEKPDPHSLSSHLSSPSTRDLNFQDSAGKVGQRPQYKSDIYCSDTALYCPEERRRERRQSVDTQVKDVGFLRSQNSTDSTVEEDGFHSSFSHEAFPEYITSLPTSSSYSSFSVTSEEKENAQANTLTASQQAIYMSNREELFERKSPAGYEHQGSPRFAKPKPAQHMELADDNENSPTFTRTLPPYANEPFHFSAITPQQALANQKMRNECRSTHLSEEDLPGRWRQLSVEDIGAYSYRNAGRLSPCSFSEQYYSSPIKKGDSRTSPIYASYKADSCSEGDDICQSRLVDSCFLRTDSGLNIDISTSCKQDKLPTYKTKEPRDQKNERITVQLCSSKNIENSPVLKREYVDVSPNSSAESLNQSSVEAPEIHQSSMDQGSHPGVHSKQPQFQRTGSTGLSRKDSLTKAQLYGTLLN